One Entomomonas asaccharolytica DNA segment encodes these proteins:
- the trpD gene encoding anthranilate phosphoribosyltransferase has translation MDIKEALNRIVNQLDLTTDEMQVVMHQIMTGECTEAQIGAFMMGLRMKSETIEEIVGAAQTMRNLSLKVNLPSLNGVVDVVGTGGDGANIFNVSSATAFVTAAAGVKVAKHGNRKVSSNSGSADLLESAGIYLHLSPEQIARCIEVIGIGFMFAQDHHKAMHYAAVPRKELGLRSLFNILGPLTNPAGVKHHVIGVFSQALCRPMAEVLKRLGSKHALVVHSRDGLDEFSLASATFIAELKDDEVKEYWLEPEMMGLKSQTLVGLTVNNSQESLALIQDALGGRHSEAGKKAADMIILNTAPALYAADYATDLKEAVQLAQDALYSGLAREKMNELAAFTQIYKQENEG, from the coding sequence ATGGATATTAAAGAGGCATTAAATCGCATTGTTAATCAATTGGATTTGACCACAGATGAAATGCAAGTGGTTATGCACCAAATTATGACGGGCGAGTGTACAGAAGCGCAGATTGGCGCTTTTATGATGGGGCTACGGATGAAAAGCGAAACCATCGAAGAAATTGTTGGTGCTGCGCAAACTATGCGTAACTTGTCTTTGAAGGTTAATCTACCTTCATTAAATGGTGTTGTGGATGTTGTAGGTACTGGGGGGGATGGTGCTAATATTTTTAATGTATCTTCTGCTACAGCATTTGTAACAGCAGCGGCAGGGGTAAAAGTAGCAAAGCATGGCAACCGTAAAGTCTCTAGTAATTCAGGCAGTGCTGATTTATTGGAATCAGCAGGTATTTATTTACATCTTTCACCTGAACAAATTGCGCGTTGTATTGAAGTGATTGGCATAGGTTTTATGTTTGCGCAAGATCACCATAAAGCTATGCACTATGCAGCAGTACCACGTAAAGAATTAGGCTTGCGGTCATTATTTAATATATTAGGACCATTAACTAACCCTGCTGGTGTTAAACATCATGTGATAGGTGTATTTAGTCAGGCATTGTGTCGACCAATGGCTGAAGTCTTAAAAAGATTAGGTAGTAAACACGCTTTGGTCGTTCATTCACGAGATGGTTTGGATGAGTTTAGCTTAGCATCTGCCACTTTTATTGCGGAACTAAAGGATGATGAAGTAAAAGAGTATTGGTTAGAGCCAGAAATGATGGGTTTAAAAAGCCAAACACTGGTGGGTTTAACTGTTAATAATTCACAAGAGTCTTTAGCGTTGATTCAGGACGCTTTAGGTGGACGTCACAGTGAGGCAGGTAAAAAAGCAGCCGATATGATTATTCTAAATACTGCACCTGCCCTTTATGCTGCAGATTATGCGACGGATTTAAAGGAAGCGGTGCAGTTGGCACAAGATGCTTTGTATAGTGGCCTTGCTAGGGAGAAAATGAATGAGTTGGCTGCTTTTACACAAATTTATAAACAGGAGAATGAAGGGTGA
- the trpE gene encoding anthranilate synthase component I produces the protein MSPEQFKALAEQGYNRIPVAVETLADFDTPLSIYLKLADGPNSFLLESVQGGEKWGRYSIIGLPARTVLRVRGYHVEVFTDNRLVQSLDVEDPLDFVEKFKDAYKVAPISGLPRFNGGLVGYFGYDCVRYVEKRLGPCPNPDPLNNPDIVLLVADKVAVFDNLAGKLYFIILADPSQEQALEKAQDEIKSLITRLRQPVFPRAGLKLDVPEGKELNYTASFTQQDYEKAVEVIKEYIRAGDCMQVVPSQRMSVAFDAAPIDLYRALRCFNPTPYMYIFNFTDFHVVGSSPEVLVRVEDELITVRPIAGTRPRGKTAEEDVALEKDLLSDAKEIAEHLMLIDLGRNDVGRVSEIGSVKVTEQMIIERYSNVMHIVSNVTGQLRKDLTAMDALKAILPAGTLSGAPKIRAMEIIDEIEPVKRGVYGGAVGYLAWNGNMDTAIAIRTAVIKNGELHVQAGGGIVADSVPALEWEETINKRKAMFKAVILAGQTK, from the coding sequence ATGTCCCCTGAACAATTTAAAGCATTAGCTGAACAAGGTTACAATCGTATTCCTGTCGCTGTGGAAACGTTGGCTGATTTTGATACCCCTCTTTCAATTTATCTAAAATTAGCTGATGGTCCTAATAGTTTTCTTTTAGAGTCTGTGCAGGGTGGTGAGAAATGGGGGCGTTATTCTATTATTGGTTTACCTGCACGTACCGTATTGCGCGTTAGAGGATATCATGTAGAGGTTTTTACAGATAATAGACTGGTACAAAGTTTAGATGTAGAAGATCCCTTAGATTTTGTAGAAAAATTTAAAGATGCTTATAAAGTAGCTCCTATTTCTGGCTTGCCCCGTTTTAATGGTGGTTTGGTTGGTTATTTTGGTTATGACTGTGTACGTTATGTGGAGAAAAGACTAGGACCATGTCCTAATCCTGATCCATTAAATAATCCTGATATAGTATTACTTGTAGCTGATAAAGTAGCTGTTTTTGATAATCTTGCTGGTAAGCTATATTTTATTATTTTGGCAGACCCTAGCCAAGAGCAGGCTTTAGAGAAAGCTCAGGATGAAATTAAAAGCTTAATCACAAGATTACGTCAACCTGTATTCCCTCGAGCAGGATTAAAACTAGATGTTCCTGAAGGTAAAGAGTTAAATTATACAGCTAGCTTTACCCAACAAGATTATGAAAAAGCAGTAGAGGTTATTAAGGAGTATATTCGTGCAGGCGATTGTATGCAGGTTGTGCCTTCGCAACGGATGTCAGTAGCTTTTGATGCTGCGCCTATTGATCTTTATAGAGCATTGCGTTGTTTTAATCCAACACCTTATATGTATATCTTTAACTTCACCGATTTCCATGTGGTTGGTAGTTCTCCAGAGGTATTGGTGAGGGTTGAAGATGAGTTAATCACGGTACGCCCTATTGCAGGTACACGCCCAAGGGGTAAAACAGCAGAAGAAGACGTTGCCTTAGAAAAAGATTTGTTGAGTGATGCGAAAGAAATTGCTGAACATTTAATGTTAATTGATTTAGGCCGCAATGATGTGGGTCGTGTGTCGGAAATTGGTAGTGTTAAAGTTACTGAACAGATGATTATCGAGCGTTATTCTAATGTAATGCATATTGTATCTAATGTAACAGGGCAATTACGCAAAGATTTAACAGCGATGGATGCATTAAAAGCTATTTTACCCGCAGGTACTTTATCTGGCGCTCCTAAAATTAGAGCTATGGAAATCATTGATGAAATAGAACCAGTAAAACGCGGAGTATATGGTGGTGCTGTAGGCTACTTAGCTTGGAATGGCAATATGGATACTGCTATTGCAATTCGTACAGCCGTTATTAAAAATGGTGAATTACACGTACAGGCCGGCGGTGGCATTGTTGCAGACTCTGTGCCTGCCTTGGAGTGGGAAGAAACCATTAATAAGCGTAAAGCGATGTTTAAAGCAGTTATCTTAGCTGGTCAAACGAAGTAA
- the crp gene encoding cAMP-activated global transcriptional regulator CRP: protein MIDYSYNPKLKGLTKIIHHFKIHHYPAKTCVVNQGDRADTLFFMVKGSATVSIKEDDKNMIISYLNTGDFFGELSLFDPDRTKTDAFRTASVYTKVSSDIAEISYANFHQIAHQFPEVLYIIASQMSARLRQTTRKVTGLAFIDTAGRVARTLLDLCKQPDAMTHPDGMQIRVTRQEIGNLSGCSREMVGRVLKDMEDQALISVSGRNIVVFGTR, encoded by the coding sequence ATGATTGATTATAGTTACAACCCCAAATTAAAGGGGCTTACCAAAATCATTCATCATTTTAAAATTCACCATTACCCTGCTAAGACATGTGTGGTAAATCAAGGTGATCGTGCGGATACCTTATTTTTTATGGTAAAGGGCTCCGCCACTGTCTCCATTAAAGAAGATGATAAAAATATGATTATCTCCTATCTCAATACAGGAGATTTTTTTGGTGAGTTATCACTTTTTGATCCAGATAGAACAAAAACTGACGCTTTTCGTACGGCAAGCGTTTATACCAAAGTAAGTAGTGATATTGCTGAAATATCCTATGCAAACTTTCATCAGATTGCTCATCAATTCCCTGAAGTACTTTATATTATTGCTAGTCAAATGTCTGCAAGGCTTCGGCAAACGACTCGCAAAGTAACAGGCTTAGCATTTATAGATACAGCAGGACGAGTTGCACGTACCTTACTTGATCTTTGTAAACAACCTGATGCAATGACTCATCCTGATGGTATGCAAATCAGAGTTACACGCCAAGAAATAGGTAACCTTTCAGGTTGTTCCCGTGAAATGGTTGGAAGAGTCTTAAAAGACATGGAAGACCAAGCACTTATTAGTGTATCAGGCAGAAATATTGTCGTCTTTGGAACTCGCTAA
- a CDS encoding anthranilate synthase component II produces the protein MLLMLDNYDSFTYNLVQYFGELGAEVKVLRNDETTVEEIAALRPERIVISPGPCTPNEAGISLAVIEHFAGKLPILGVCLGHQSIGQLFGGQVIRAREPMHGKLSPVYHTNQGVFAGLNNPLTVTRYHSLIVALDTLPDCLEVTAWTETATSEKDEIMGLRHKTLMVEGVQFHPESILTEQGHAMLANFLNQQGGTR, from the coding sequence ATGTTATTAATGTTAGATAATTATGATTCCTTTACTTATAACCTAGTTCAATATTTTGGTGAGCTTGGTGCAGAGGTTAAGGTATTACGTAATGATGAAACAACGGTTGAAGAAATAGCAGCATTACGACCTGAGCGTATTGTTATTTCTCCTGGCCCTTGTACACCGAATGAAGCAGGTATCTCTTTAGCGGTTATTGAACATTTTGCAGGTAAATTACCAATTCTTGGGGTATGTCTGGGGCATCAAAGTATAGGCCAGTTATTTGGTGGCCAAGTTATAAGGGCAAGAGAGCCGATGCATGGTAAATTAAGCCCTGTGTACCACACTAACCAAGGTGTGTTTGCAGGATTGAATAATCCACTAACCGTAACTCGCTATCATTCATTAATAGTAGCTTTGGATACGTTACCTGATTGTTTAGAAGTGACAGCTTGGACAGAAACCGCTACAAGTGAAAAAGATGAAATAATGGGGTTGCGCCATAAAACATTGATGGTTGAGGGCGTACAATTTCACCCTGAGTCTATTTTAACCGAGCAAGGTCATGCAATGTTAGCGAATTTCCTAAATCAACAAGGAGGAACGCGTTAA
- the trpC gene encoding indole-3-glycerol phosphate synthase TrpC, with product MSLPTILEKIIARKFEEVAERSASVSITQLQQQIKQVSPVRGFANKLMEKATNKQPAVIAEIKKASPSKGVIRDLFYPADIAQSYQMGGASCLSVLTDRDFFQGSEAYLQEARNACDLPVLRKDFMVDPYQIIEARAIEADCILLIVAALTDTQMRELEDTAREVGLDVLVEVHSQQELERALTVLDTVLIGINNRNLHNFEVTLQTTIELYKQIPKDRLVVTESGILTQQDVQLMLDNGIYSFLIGEAFMRAENPGEQLKSFFKI from the coding sequence GTGAGCTTACCAACAATATTAGAAAAAATCATTGCTCGTAAATTTGAAGAGGTGGCAGAGCGATCTGCCAGTGTTTCAATCACCCAATTACAGCAACAAATTAAGCAAGTTTCACCTGTTCGCGGTTTTGCTAATAAATTAATGGAGAAAGCAACTAACAAGCAACCCGCTGTCATTGCAGAAATTAAAAAAGCTTCACCAAGTAAAGGGGTTATTCGTGACCTGTTTTATCCTGCAGACATTGCTCAAAGCTATCAGATGGGTGGTGCCAGTTGTTTATCAGTATTAACGGACAGAGATTTTTTTCAAGGATCGGAAGCTTATTTACAAGAAGCCCGTAATGCTTGTGATTTGCCTGTGTTACGTAAAGATTTTATGGTTGATCCTTATCAAATAATTGAAGCAAGAGCTATTGAAGCAGATTGTATATTACTTATTGTTGCTGCGTTAACTGATACTCAAATGAGAGAATTAGAAGATACTGCTAGAGAAGTTGGCTTAGATGTATTGGTGGAAGTACATAGTCAACAAGAGTTAGAAAGAGCGCTTACTGTGTTAGACACAGTTTTGATTGGTATTAATAATCGTAATTTGCATAATTTTGAAGTCACTCTACAAACAACTATTGAGCTATACAAACAAATACCAAAGGATCGTTTAGTGGTCACTGAAAGTGGTATTTTAACCCAACAAGATGTGCAATTAATGTTAGATAATGGTATTTATAGCTTTTTAATTGGTGAAGCATTTATGCGTGCTGAAAATCCAGGCGAACAGCTTAAATCGTTTTTCAAGATTTAG